Proteins encoded within one genomic window of Mycolicibacterium monacense:
- a CDS encoding protein kinase domain-containing protein, producing the protein MCSVEAYPQSDPLAGAVLDGRYRVDAPIATGGMSTVYRGLDVRLDRPVALKVMDPRYSGDQQFLTRFQREARAVARLKDPGLVAVYDQGLDGQYPFLVMELVEGGTLRELLRERGPMPPHAAAAVLAPVLSGLAVAHRAGLVHRDVKPENVLISDDGEVKIADFGLVRAVAEAKITSTSVILGTAAYLSPEQVGTGNAGPRSDVYSVGVMAFELLTGVTPFNGDSALAVAYQRMDNDVPPPSSVISGVPSQFDELVLRATMRDPADRYADALDMGAELEEIIEELRLPPFRVPAPRHSAQHASAVLYHSQPPDQQATTDTTARPPASAPRQHTRVFTRDSGEIAYPAGQFAGIDIDEFYWARQRAKRALLFWVVAVITLAGLLAAGAWALGSNLVNLI; encoded by the coding sequence ATGTGTTCGGTGGAGGCCTACCCGCAGTCGGACCCGCTCGCCGGCGCCGTGCTGGACGGCCGCTACCGCGTCGACGCGCCGATCGCCACCGGCGGCATGTCCACGGTGTACCGGGGACTCGACGTGCGTCTGGACCGACCCGTCGCGCTCAAGGTGATGGACCCGCGCTACTCCGGGGACCAACAGTTCCTGACCAGGTTCCAGCGGGAGGCCAGGGCGGTCGCCCGGCTGAAGGATCCCGGTCTCGTCGCGGTGTACGACCAGGGCCTCGACGGCCAGTATCCGTTCCTGGTGATGGAACTCGTCGAAGGCGGAACGCTGCGCGAGCTGCTGCGCGAACGCGGCCCCATGCCCCCGCACGCGGCGGCCGCCGTACTGGCGCCGGTGCTCTCGGGGCTGGCGGTGGCGCACCGAGCCGGCCTGGTGCACCGCGACGTCAAACCGGAGAACGTCCTCATCTCCGACGACGGTGAGGTCAAGATCGCCGACTTCGGGTTGGTGCGCGCCGTGGCCGAAGCCAAGATCACCTCCACGAGTGTGATCCTCGGCACGGCGGCCTACCTGTCCCCCGAACAAGTCGGCACCGGGAACGCCGGACCGCGCAGCGACGTGTACTCCGTCGGGGTCATGGCGTTCGAACTGCTCACCGGCGTCACCCCGTTCAACGGGGACAGTGCGCTCGCCGTGGCGTATCAGCGCATGGACAACGACGTTCCGCCGCCGAGTTCGGTGATCTCCGGTGTGCCATCGCAATTCGACGAGCTGGTGCTGCGCGCCACCATGCGCGACCCGGCCGACCGGTACGCCGACGCACTCGACATGGGCGCCGAGCTGGAGGAGATCATCGAGGAACTGCGGTTGCCGCCGTTCCGGGTGCCCGCGCCGCGTCACTCCGCCCAGCACGCGTCGGCGGTGCTGTACCACAGCCAACCGCCGGATCAGCAGGCCACCACGGACACGACCGCGCGCCCGCCGGCGTCAGCGCCCCGCCAGCACACCCGGGTGTTCACCCGCGACTCCGGTGAGATCGCTTATCCGGCAGGGCAATTCGCCGGCATCGACATCGACGAGTTCTACTGGGCCCGGCAGCGGGCCAAACGTGCCCTGCTGTTCTGGGTCGTCGCGGTCATCACGCTGGCCGGTCTGCTCGCCGCCGGCGCGTGGGCGCTCGGCAGCAATCTGGTGAACCTGATCTAG
- a CDS encoding Rv2175c family DNA-binding protein, with translation MSSIPAADDVLDPDEPVYDLPTVADLLGVAVTRVHHLLRQGQLLAVRRDGKFVVPQMFFDRHSHVIKQLPGLLVVLRDGGYRDNEIVRWLFTPDESLVISRDGATEPIPNARPVDALHSHQAREVLRRAQALAY, from the coding sequence GTGAGCAGCATTCCGGCCGCCGACGACGTCCTCGACCCCGACGAGCCCGTCTACGACCTGCCAACAGTCGCCGACCTGCTCGGTGTGGCGGTCACGCGAGTCCACCACCTCCTGCGGCAGGGCCAGTTGCTGGCCGTGCGGCGCGACGGGAAATTCGTGGTGCCGCAGATGTTCTTCGACCGCCACAGCCACGTGATCAAACAGCTGCCCGGTCTGCTCGTCGTGCTGCGCGACGGCGGCTACCGCGACAACGAGATCGTGCGCTGGCTGTTCACCCCGGACGAGTCGCTGGTCATCAGCCGGGACGGGGCCACCGAACCGATTCCCAACGCCAGGCCCGTCGACGCACTGCATTCGCATCAGGCCCGCGAGGTGCTCCGGCGCGCGCAGGCTCTCGCCTACTGA